From Caretta caretta isolate rCarCar2 chromosome 16, rCarCar1.hap1, whole genome shotgun sequence, the proteins below share one genomic window:
- the LOC125623317 gene encoding POU domain, class 5, transcription factor 3: MFSQEGLPPTSFGLGAGILQDAGGQFGKSGYSSTSHQPPFFPFPALKAEYEPPELPAGEAGQAKAWGPFPGPEPCQQPGMAGGHQGPQLLESGQAPKEEPGQEKGRKEGSPEGKCALLPAGPYYAHPWNSPFWPALAGHSAAASRGPLPSQTFPGVGLCPGAHHAIYPGDPHQPPSGLSSLGSSGSSSGAASEGGQSSESGDEDTTPTSEELEQFAKDLKHKRITLGFTQADVGMALGTLYGKMFSQTTICRFEALQLSFKNMCKLKPLLQRWLNEVENSDSLQELCNAEQVLAQARKRKRRTSIENNVKGTLENFFRKCVKPSPQQISQIAEDLNLDKDVVRVWFCNRRQKGKRLLLPFGDENEGAMYDMNLALAHPALPAAVSSQAYALGPPPPIYMPAFHKGEIFPQALQPAVSMGNSGN; the protein is encoded by the exons ATGTTCAGCCAGGAGgggctgccccccacctccttcGGCCTGGGGGCCGGGATCCTGCAGGATGCGGGCGGCCAGTTCGGCAAAAGCGGCTACAGCAGCACCAGCCACCAGCCGCCTTTCTTCCCCTTCCCGGCGCTGAAAGCGGAGTACGAGCCCCCCGAGCTCCCGGCGGGGGAGGCCGGCCAGGCTAAGGCCTGGGGCCCGTTCCCtggcccagagccctgccagcagccGGGCATGGCTGGGGGGCACCAgggcccccagctcctggaaagCGGGCAGGCCCCGAAAGAAGAGCCCGGCCAGGAGAAGGGGCGCAAAGAaggctccccagaagggaaatgCGCCCTCCTGCCCGCGGGCCCCTACTACGCCCACCCCTGGAACAGCCCTTTCTGGCCTGCCTTGGCTGGGCACAGCGCGGCGGCGTCCCgcggccccctccccagccagacgTTCCCAGGGGTCGGGCTTTGCCCTGGGGCCCATCACGCCATCTACCCCGGCGACCCGCACCAGCCCCCCAGCGGCCTctccagcctgggcagcagcgGCAGCTCCAGTGGGGCGGCTAGCGAGGGAGGCCAGTCCAGTGAGAGTGGGGACGAG gacaCCACTCCCACCTCGGAGGAGCTGGAGCAGTTTGCCAAAGACCTCAAGCACAAGCGCATCACCCTGGGGTTCACACAGGCTGATGTGGGGATGGCTCTGGGGACTCTGTATG ggaaGATGTTCAGCCAGACGACGATCTGCCGCTTCGAAGCCCTCCAGCTGAGCTTCAAGAACATGTGCAAGCTGAAGCCACTGCTGCAGCGCTGGCTCAACGAGGTAGAGAACAGCGACAGCCTGCAAGAG CTGTGCAATGCAGAACAAGTGCTGGCCCAGGCCCGGAAGAGGAAGCGCAGGACCAGCATCGAGAACAACGTCAAGGGCACGCTAGAGAACTTCTTCCGCAAGTGCGTGAAGCCAAGCCCCCAGCAGATCTCGCAGATCGCCGAGGATCTCAACCTGGACAAAGAC GTGGTGCGAGTCTGGTTCTGCAACCGGCGTCAAAAGGGCAAGCGGCTGCTGCTGCCCTTCGGCGATGAGAACGAGGGAGCCATGTACGACATGAACCTGGCCCTGGCGCACCCAGCCTTGCCCGCCGCAGTGAGCTCCCAAGCCTatgccctgggccccccccctCCCATCTACATGCCAGCTTTCCACAAGGGTGAGATCTTCCCTCAAGCTTTGCAGCCAGCGGTCTCCATGGGGAACAGTGGCAACTGA